A genomic segment from Anabas testudineus chromosome 6, fAnaTes1.2, whole genome shotgun sequence encodes:
- the LOC113166422 gene encoding MANSC domain-containing protein 4 yields MNVTWGLLTALSLVCHTESKCSPTSYYKNCWIRRFPGVFIDIEESLRRGAQLLKYYQEETALKCSRTCCLTRNFSCNLAIFHYDTTQDNVNCFHLHCPTLESCILSHRGNVVLYNITKGVDPDLLVFGKYFTSNVRVLPHHYSRVNASELLPSDKRQFIHPPPPAILPLTSAPTVKTPITVSRVPTTTAITTTTTATTATTATITTTTPLQGTTQSTLFTTAASSSTSTAPPSVTGASAEITTLTTSRVSTPSFTTPPSSTITTTLGHYSSHTTPAFSTTTAQPSPSTITHYYTTFSQSATSPPTSPESSKQYPNDPKDEGVSGEDTSGGFGPGWHVAAHSLLVAVAICVTVLLSCCCSILLVVSWRGQRKRMGRYRTSWRGKKGSMRLIKYVLVRESS; encoded by the exons ATGAATGTCACATGGGGTTTGCTGACGGCTTTGAGTCTGGTGTGCCACACTGAGTCGAAGTGCTCGCCGACCTCCTATTATAAAAACTGCTGGATTCGACGCTTCCCGGGTGTTTTCATCGACATCGAGGAGTCTCTGAGGAGAGGAGCGCAGCTTCTCAAGTATTACCAGGAGGAGACTGCGCTCAAATGCAGCCGCACCTGTTGCCTGACGCGAAACT TTTCCTGTAACTTGGCCATATTTCACTATGACACCACTCAGGACAACGTGAACTGCTTCCACCTGCACTGTCCCACACTGGAGAGCTGCATCCTCAGTCACAGAGGAAACGTTGTCCTGTACAATATCACTAAAG GTGTGGATCCAGACCTGTTGGTATTTGGAAAATACTTCACATCGAATGTGCGCGTCTTACCGCACCACTACAGTCGAGTCAATGCTTCAGAGCTGCTGCCCTCAGACAAGCGCCAGTTCAttcatccacctccacctgctaTCCTGCCTCTGACTTCAGCACCTACAGTTAAAACCCCCATCACAGTGAGCAGAGTGCCGACCACCACCGCCatcaccaccactaccaccgccaccaccgccaccaccgccaccatcaccaccaccactccACTGCAGGGCACCACTCAGTCAACACTTTTCACTACAGCTGCATCGTCTTCTACTTCAACTGCTCCGCCATCAGTCACTGGGGCCAGTGCAGAAATAACAACCCTGACCACTTCCAGAGTTTCAACACCCAGTTTTACTACGCCTCCTTCATCCACCATAACAACCACCCTGGGCCATTACAGTTCCCATACTACTCCTGCCTTTTCAACCACAACTGCACAGCCTTCTCCATCTACCATCACCCATTATTACACCACCTTTTCCCAATCAGCCACCAGCCCTCCAACTTCCCCAGAGAGCAGTAAGCAATACCCCAATGATCCCAAGGATGAGGGCGTCAGTGGAGAGGACACCTCAGGAGGGTTTGGACCTGGTTGGCATGTAGCTGCTCATTCGTTGCTGGTTGCAGTTGCCATCTGTGTCACCgtgctgctgagctgctgttgcTCCATTCTGCTGGTCGTGAGCTGGAGGGgtcagaggaagaggatggGACGTTACCGGACATCatggagggggaaaaaaggctCCATGCGTCTGATTAAGTATGTGCTGGTCAGAGAGAGCTCCTGA
- the mrps35 gene encoding 28S ribosomal protein S35, mitochondrial, which translates to MASHTGRAFLSLGRINAAAFGLQKPVNRVTYATALPVKSSTSNKVFSPRNGRGTFGRRPKKTAGEPRTEKMPMDQDWTAVYPTATPFRPSAVPLPVRMGYPLKGGVPPEKKGNLELIKIPNFLHLTPAAIKKHCEALKPFCTEWPSALDTDAKCDEHFPIKIGSTDYVSAGPSVRNPSARIVHLKVKLSSLNLDEHGRKKMLKLVGKRYCKDTDVLTITTDSCPLRQQNYNYAMYLLTVLYHESWKTEAWEAEKTVADMEEYSWEDSPSQKSILDTLLHMKVAGEGEDEEVREQLLGRREVQEYKDSVTRLKNEGESESTILQYKEAVKKVLHL; encoded by the exons ATGGcttcacacacaggcagagcGTTTCTGAGCTTAGGTCGaataaatgctgctgcttttggACTTCAGAAACCAGTGAACCGGGTCACATACGCGACCGCTTTGCCTGTAAAGTCTTCCACGAGTAATAAAG tCTTCTCTCCAAGAAACGGTAGAGGAACCTTTGGCAGAAGACCCAAGAAAACT GCAGGGGAACCCAGAACAGAAAAGATGCCAATGGATCAGGACTGGACTGCAGTTTATCCAACTGCAACACCCTTCAGACCCAGTGCGGTCCCCTTGCCTGTGAGGATGGGCTACCCTCTGAAGGGAGGAGTTCCTCCAGAGAAGAAGGGCAACTTGGAGCTTATCAAG ATACCAAACTTTCTGCATTTGACACCAGCAGCCATCAAGAAACATTGTGAAGCTCTGAAAC CATTCTGTACAGAGTGGCCCTCTGCTCTGGACACAGATGCCAAATGTGACGAGCACTTCCCCATAAAAATAGGAAGCACAGACTATGTGTCTGCAGGCCCATCTGTCAGGAACCCTTCTGCTCGTATTGTTCATCTCAAA GTGAAACTGTCCAGCTTGAATCTGGATGAACATGGTCGCAAGAAAATGCTCAAACTTGTTGGGAAGAGATACTGCAAAGACACTGATGTCCTCACCATCACAACTGACAG CTGCCCACTGAGACAGCAGAATTACAACTACGCCATGTACCTGCTGACTGTGCTTTACCACGAGTCCTGG AAAACAGAAGCCTGGGAGGCTGAGAAGACTGTGGCAGACATGGAGGAGTATAGCTGGGAGGACAGTCCGTCCCAGAAGAGCATCTTAGACACGCTGTTACACATGAAAGTGGCCGGGGAAGGAGAAGACGAGGAAGTGCGAGAGCAGCTGCTGGGAAGAAGAGAAGTGCAGGAGTATAAGGACTCAGTCACAAGGCTGAAGAATGAAGGGGAAAGCGAGAGCACCATACTGCAGTACAAAGAGGCCGTTAAGAAAGTACTCCACCTGTAA